A window of Streptomyces gilvosporeus contains these coding sequences:
- a CDS encoding recombinase family protein, which yields MPAPSAQHRSSEYSDHRITANGHADFSGPRPCRRSSDRFGLEAGVDRQLEDAEDTRARLRWGPFAKVYRENDTSAFKKRKVIKSDGTIDWIVLRPEFRQLLADLANDVIDGVIFYDLDRLVRQPRDLEDLIDIVEYVKRPVTGATGGRMNLINDSDRHMARMMCVMALKSSEDTARRIARQHLSAAQNGLAQGRIAYGWVRKGEHKGQLVPDEADIVIRIFQDFMTGESAYMCPPSDRGGCGGTAIAAQTADSAIEEAMTAFLRNQLQAAKSDHVESSDTITALQARLDQDLSRKSALIHRWSEGSLHEVGLTEEDYFTMLATLNRKISTHRESIATLEGAPAPTVAPDELLKN from the coding sequence GTGCCCGCGCCTAGCGCCCAGCACCGGTCCAGCGAGTACAGCGACCACCGGATCACGGCCAACGGTCATGCCGACTTCAGCGGTCCACGCCCGTGCCGGCGCTCCTCTGACCGCTTCGGCCTGGAGGCCGGCGTCGACCGCCAGCTCGAAGACGCCGAAGACACCCGAGCGCGCCTGCGCTGGGGCCCGTTCGCCAAGGTCTACCGCGAGAACGACACCTCCGCTTTCAAGAAGCGCAAGGTCATCAAGTCCGACGGCACCATCGACTGGATCGTCCTGCGCCCCGAATTCCGCCAGCTCCTGGCCGACCTCGCCAACGATGTCATCGACGGTGTGATCTTCTACGACCTTGACCGGCTCGTACGCCAGCCCCGGGACCTCGAAGACCTCATCGACATCGTCGAGTACGTCAAGCGCCCGGTCACCGGCGCCACCGGCGGCCGTATGAATCTGATCAACGACAGCGACCGTCATATGGCCCGCATGATGTGCGTGATGGCGCTCAAGTCCTCCGAAGACACCGCCCGCCGCATCGCCCGACAACACCTGTCTGCCGCGCAGAACGGACTCGCTCAAGGGCGCATCGCCTACGGCTGGGTACGCAAAGGCGAGCACAAGGGACAGCTCGTCCCGGATGAAGCCGACATTGTCATCCGCATCTTCCAGGACTTCATGACAGGGGAATCGGCGTACATGTGCCCACCCTCCGATCGTGGGGGATGCGGCGGAACCGCTATCGCGGCTCAGACTGCGGACTCAGCAATCGAGGAAGCAATGACGGCGTTCCTTCGCAATCAGCTTCAGGCTGCCAAATCCGATCATGTGGAATCCTCAGACACCATTACAGCATTGCAGGCTCGACTTGACCAAGACCTATCGCGCAAGAGTGCACTAATTCATCGATGGTCGGAAGGATCCTTGCACGAAGTCGGTCTCACCGAAGAGGACTACTTCACCATGCTCGCGACCCTCAACCGAAAAATTTCCACCCACAGGGAATCGATCGCTACCCTGGAGGGTGCACCGGCGCCGACAGTTGCGCCTGACGAGCTCCTCAAGAACTGA
- the rpsN gene encoding 30S ribosomal protein S14, translating into MAKKSKIAKNEKRRVIVARYAERRAELKAVIANPHTSRDERAAAQKELRSQPRDASATRVRNRDAVDGRPRGHLRAFGLSRIRVREMAHAGELPGVSKSSW; encoded by the coding sequence ATGGCGAAGAAGAGCAAGATCGCGAAGAACGAGAAGCGGCGCGTGATTGTCGCCCGCTACGCCGAGCGCCGCGCCGAGCTGAAGGCCGTCATCGCCAACCCGCATACGTCCCGCGACGAGCGCGCCGCCGCCCAGAAGGAACTGCGCAGCCAGCCGCGCGACGCCAGCGCCACCCGGGTCCGCAACCGCGACGCCGTCGACGGACGCCCCCGCGGCCATCTGCGCGCCTTCGGGCTGTCCCGCATCCGGGTACGGGAAATGGCTCACGCGGGCGAACTCCCCGGCGTGAGCAAGAGCAGTTGGTGA
- the rpmB gene encoding 50S ribosomal protein L28, with amino-acid sequence MSAHCQLTGRQPGFGHTISHSHRRTKRRFDPNIQHKRYWLPSEGRHVRLTLSAKGIKTVDTIGIEAAVARIRARGRKV; translated from the coding sequence ATGTCAGCTCACTGCCAACTCACCGGCCGGCAACCCGGCTTCGGCCACACCATCTCCCATTCACATCGCCGCACCAAGCGCCGCTTCGACCCCAACATTCAGCACAAGCGCTACTGGCTGCCCAGCGAGGGCCGCCACGTCCGGCTCACCCTCAGTGCCAAGGGCATCAAGACGGTCGACACGATCGGCATCGAGGCCGCCGTGGCCCGTATCCGCGCCCGGGGAAGGAAGGTCTGA
- the rpmG gene encoding 50S ribosomal protein L33, producing the protein MARNELRPIIKLRSTAGTGYTYVTRKNRRNDPDRLTLRKYDPVVGRHVDFREER; encoded by the coding sequence ATGGCACGTAACGAACTCCGTCCGATCATCAAGCTCCGGTCCACCGCCGGGACCGGATACACCTACGTGACCCGCAAGAACCGCCGGAACGACCCAGACCGGCTGACCCTGCGCAAGTACGACCCGGTCGTCGGGCGTCACGTCGACTTCCGCGAGGAGCGCTGA
- a CDS encoding type B 50S ribosomal protein L31, with the protein MKSGIHPEYRPVVFRDRAADHAFLTRSTATSDRTVEWEDGSTYPVIDVEISSVSHPFYTGNQRVLDTAGRVERFQRRYGRREP; encoded by the coding sequence ATGAAGTCCGGAATCCACCCCGAGTACCGGCCGGTTGTCTTCCGCGACCGGGCCGCCGACCACGCCTTCCTCACCCGTTCGACGGCCACCAGCGATAGAACCGTCGAGTGGGAGGACGGCAGCACCTACCCCGTCATCGACGTAGAGATCTCCTCGGTCAGCCACCCCTTCTACACCGGGAACCAGCGGGTCCTCGACACCGCAGGCCGCGTGGAGCGCTTCCAGCGCCGCTACGGGCGGAGGGAACCGTGA
- the rpsR gene encoding 30S ribosomal protein S18 yields MSRRANANSKAPKRKVNPLDAAGITYIDYKNTDLLRKFISDRGKIRSRRVTHVTKQQQRQIARAIKNAREMALLPYSSR; encoded by the coding sequence ATGTCCCGCCGCGCCAACGCCAACTCCAAAGCTCCCAAGCGCAAGGTCAACCCCCTCGACGCCGCCGGCATCACCTACATCGACTACAAGAACACCGACCTGTTGCGGAAGTTCATCTCCGACCGTGGCAAGATCCGCAGCCGCCGGGTGACCCATGTGACGAAACAGCAGCAGCGTCAGATAGCACGGGCCATCAAGAACGCCCGCGAGATGGCTCTCCTGCCCTACAGCTCCCGGTAA
- a CDS encoding class I SAM-dependent methyltransferase codes for MELVRTVGDMIHRGLFRLPSLLPAEGHGRILRACFEYKYRRPDPWRYEVAPYEVSKYATTLACVPPRSYRRIADIGCSEGTFTCRVAQTYPAAEVVGVDISERALRRADRRASVQGRDITFMARNIVEGSPDGLFDLVFCSELLYYFGSQDRLRLACSRITALLAPRGLLVAVHPWPESRRLHCPFGSDQRLTQHSERVETTTSRPYAVVVYERSPTGRETDPYRGH; via the coding sequence ATGGAACTCGTCCGTACCGTCGGCGACATGATCCATCGTGGGCTTTTCCGCCTTCCTTCCCTGCTCCCGGCCGAGGGCCACGGAAGAATCCTGCGCGCTTGCTTCGAATACAAGTACCGTCGCCCGGATCCCTGGAGATACGAGGTCGCTCCCTATGAGGTCTCCAAGTACGCCACGACTCTGGCGTGCGTGCCGCCACGGTCGTACCGGCGGATCGCGGACATCGGCTGTAGCGAGGGGACGTTCACCTGCCGTGTGGCTCAGACCTACCCTGCCGCCGAGGTGGTTGGGGTCGACATCTCCGAGCGTGCTCTCCGACGGGCGGACCGGCGCGCCAGCGTTCAGGGGCGCGACATCACCTTCATGGCGCGGAACATCGTCGAGGGCAGCCCTGACGGCCTGTTCGACCTTGTCTTCTGCTCGGAACTGCTCTACTACTTCGGGAGCCAGGACCGGCTACGGCTGGCGTGCTCCCGGATCACTGCCCTGCTCGCCCCGCGGGGCCTGCTCGTAGCAGTACACCCCTGGCCGGAGTCCCGTCGGCTGCACTGCCCCTTCGGTAGCGACCAACGCCTCACCCAGCACTCCGAGCGTGTCGAGACCACCACGTCTCGCCCCTATGCCGTCGTGGTCTACGAACGTTCTCCGACAGGCAGAGAAACAGATCCGTACCGCGGCCACTGA
- the mptB gene encoding polyprenol phosphomannose-dependent alpha 1,6 mannosyltransferase MptB, whose translation MERTIRGHAAQGALGSALLAAGGWGAGALTTGEPSGLWGIPAPPLVVLGAVMAYAGLTLLVVAWWRLGSAVRNGRVMSRRQRWVVLGWWALPMAACPLLFSSDAYSYVAQGAIAHQGWDVYGVGPSVLGGGLAGNVPAMWRGTPAPYGPLSVAMSETVVSVTGEQRVVVAVLGLRLLALAGLVLLAWAVQRLAAVTGVTPCGAWWAAPLNPLVLVHLVGGAHNEALMVGLMMVGFVAFGGGRWVVGTLAMISAVLVKAPAAVALLCAAVVAVAGQPGGRRRCRRAVEITVVAVAGLLAGVALCGRGWGWLHTAGESDRVFTALSLSTDAGRVWGAATQALGWGTTDDAVTLARGVGLAGGACAVAWCAWRAPRTGAAYAAGRGLLAVVVSAPVVQPWYLLWGGVPLAAVAWPVLARPWAKATMVGMLLVVLPSGLGLTWAYGMAAVTGVSLTSVGLAAWAVWRRPVPAVGAAPARALR comes from the coding sequence ATGGAGCGCACAATCCGGGGACATGCGGCACAGGGGGCGCTTGGTTCGGCCCTGTTGGCGGCTGGCGGGTGGGGCGCTGGGGCGTTGACGACGGGTGAGCCGAGTGGGCTGTGGGGGATTCCCGCCCCTCCGCTGGTGGTGCTGGGCGCGGTGATGGCTTATGCCGGCCTGACGCTGCTGGTGGTGGCGTGGTGGCGGCTGGGTTCGGCCGTGCGGAATGGCCGTGTGATGAGTCGTCGGCAGCGTTGGGTGGTACTCGGATGGTGGGCTTTGCCGATGGCGGCGTGCCCTTTGCTGTTCAGCAGTGACGCGTACAGCTATGTCGCTCAGGGGGCGATCGCTCATCAGGGGTGGGATGTCTATGGGGTAGGGCCCTCGGTACTGGGTGGGGGGCTGGCCGGCAACGTTCCGGCGATGTGGCGGGGCACGCCCGCTCCCTACGGTCCGCTCTCGGTGGCGATGTCCGAGACCGTGGTATCGGTGACGGGTGAGCAGCGTGTGGTCGTCGCGGTCCTGGGGCTGCGGTTGCTGGCGCTGGCGGGGCTGGTGCTGTTGGCCTGGGCAGTGCAGCGGCTCGCCGCGGTCACGGGCGTGACGCCGTGCGGTGCCTGGTGGGCGGCGCCGCTGAATCCACTGGTGCTGGTGCATCTGGTGGGCGGAGCACACAACGAGGCGTTGATGGTCGGGCTGATGATGGTGGGCTTCGTCGCCTTCGGGGGCGGCCGATGGGTGGTGGGGACCCTGGCGATGATCTCCGCCGTGTTGGTGAAGGCGCCCGCCGCGGTGGCGCTGTTGTGCGCGGCGGTCGTGGCCGTGGCCGGGCAGCCCGGGGGGCGGCGGCGCTGCCGTCGCGCGGTCGAGATCACCGTGGTGGCGGTGGCGGGGCTGTTGGCGGGGGTGGCGCTGTGCGGGCGGGGGTGGGGGTGGCTGCACACCGCGGGCGAGTCGGACAGGGTCTTCACAGCGCTGTCGTTGAGCACGGATGCCGGGCGGGTGTGGGGGGCCGCGACGCAGGCGCTGGGGTGGGGTACGACGGATGACGCCGTGACCCTCGCCCGTGGCGTGGGGTTGGCGGGCGGGGCCTGCGCGGTGGCGTGGTGTGCGTGGCGGGCCCCGCGGACCGGGGCGGCGTACGCGGCAGGGAGGGGGCTCTTGGCCGTGGTGGTGAGCGCACCGGTGGTGCAGCCGTGGTATCTGCTGTGGGGCGGGGTGCCGCTGGCTGCGGTGGCGTGGCCTGTGCTGGCCCGTCCCTGGGCCAAGGCGACGATGGTGGGGATGCTGCTCGTGGTGTTGCCGTCCGGGCTGGGTCTCACCTGGGCTTACGGGATGGCGGCCGTTACGGGCGTGTCGCTGACGTCGGTGGGGCTTGCGGCATGGGCTGTGTGGCGCCGGCCGGTCCCTGCCGTCGGCGCAGCACCAGCCAGAGCGCTCCGGTGA
- a CDS encoding lysylphosphatidylglycerol synthase transmembrane domain-containing protein yields the protein MAGKPSAVRYVLGAAPSLVGALLLALAVPKAAGTRWPAIAAALNRVDAAQVLLLCGLWGTALWAYTFVLSAALPGLSRPRALMVNCTSSAVSNVLPLGGGAGVAVTYAMALRWGHRPRTVTVCIGLTGMCNVATRLVISAVGALLLAHAPIPGIYWAARAGATLLVLAPAVIVGPLLWRRYRGEVQKENAAAPELSSTPSSRGRVTRHLGRWLALWRDEWRTVLHRCWPQLLWGMAATLAAQGLLFMACLSVAGVRTGLADTIAVFAASRFLTQIALTPGGIGVTDSAVAVALVHLGGAPGPVAASVLLFTTFTHLLEIPLGLVTGALWLVLRRRQGPAGATQPMPQAPPTSATRP from the coding sequence ATGGCAGGAAAGCCCTCGGCGGTCCGGTATGTGCTGGGCGCGGCACCGTCGCTGGTGGGGGCACTGCTGCTCGCACTGGCCGTACCGAAGGCCGCAGGCACCCGCTGGCCGGCCATCGCCGCGGCCCTGAACCGGGTCGATGCGGCCCAGGTGCTGCTGCTGTGCGGGCTGTGGGGCACCGCGCTGTGGGCCTACACCTTCGTCCTCAGCGCCGCACTGCCAGGCCTGTCCCGCCCTCGTGCGTTGATGGTGAACTGCACCAGCAGCGCCGTCAGCAACGTTCTTCCTCTCGGCGGAGGAGCCGGCGTGGCGGTCACCTACGCCATGGCACTGCGCTGGGGACACCGGCCACGCACCGTCACGGTATGCATCGGCCTCACGGGAATGTGCAATGTCGCCACCCGGCTGGTGATCTCCGCGGTGGGGGCCCTGCTGCTGGCGCACGCCCCGATCCCGGGGATCTACTGGGCGGCCAGGGCAGGAGCCACCCTCCTCGTGCTGGCGCCAGCAGTGATCGTGGGCCCGCTGCTCTGGCGGCGCTACCGGGGCGAAGTGCAAAAGGAGAACGCGGCGGCGCCGGAACTTTCGTCAACCCCCTCCTCCAGGGGGAGGGTTACCCGGCACCTCGGCCGATGGCTCGCGCTCTGGCGTGACGAGTGGCGGACGGTGCTGCACCGCTGCTGGCCGCAACTGCTGTGGGGCATGGCCGCGACACTGGCCGCACAAGGTCTGTTGTTCATGGCCTGCCTGTCTGTCGCGGGTGTGCGCACAGGGTTGGCCGACACGATCGCCGTCTTCGCCGCGAGCAGGTTCCTCACCCAGATCGCTCTGACACCCGGCGGTATCGGCGTCACGGACAGCGCGGTGGCCGTCGCGCTGGTCCACCTCGGTGGCGCCCCCGGCCCGGTGGCCGCGAGCGTTTTGCTCTTCACCACCTTCACCCACCTGTTGGAGATCCCCTTGGGGCTCGTCACCGGAGCGCTCTGGCTGGTGCTGCGCCGACGGCAGGGACCGGCCGGCGCCACACAGCCCATGCCGCAAGCCCCACCGACGTCAGCGACACGCCCGTAA
- a CDS encoding PIG-L deacetylase family protein has protein sequence MFFHAHPDDEALLTAGTMARLAHQGHRVVLVLATAGEQGLASGELREQGLGEVRQREAYRSARLLGCARVVFLGYADSGRTAPASGTGPGRATRAPVPFAAADVDEAAHRLAAVLAEERADLLTVYDPGGGYGHPDHVQVHRVGYRAAELAGTPCVLEATVDRDLLLRGLRAAGWFYRFPPEFDRNAFRQAFAPGTEITHRVAVRRFWRAKRDSMTAHRSQATGGESERTLAALRRLPGPLFRYVLGTEWYIQRGLSATEVLDDPLTTLPRRRTSDSL, from the coding sequence GTGTTTTTCCATGCCCACCCGGACGACGAAGCACTGCTCACCGCAGGCACCATGGCGCGACTGGCCCATCAGGGGCACCGCGTGGTCCTTGTACTGGCCACCGCGGGCGAACAGGGCCTGGCCTCGGGCGAGTTGCGGGAACAGGGCCTGGGAGAGGTACGGCAGCGGGAGGCGTACCGCTCGGCGCGGCTGCTGGGCTGTGCCCGAGTGGTCTTTCTTGGCTACGCCGACTCCGGCCGGACGGCCCCGGCTTCCGGTACCGGGCCGGGAAGGGCTACGAGGGCGCCAGTCCCGTTTGCGGCAGCCGACGTGGACGAGGCGGCCCACCGCTTGGCCGCTGTGCTCGCCGAGGAGCGGGCCGACCTGCTGACCGTCTACGACCCAGGCGGCGGTTACGGGCACCCCGACCACGTCCAGGTCCACCGGGTAGGCTACCGGGCTGCCGAACTGGCGGGCACGCCCTGCGTGTTGGAGGCCACGGTCGACCGCGACCTGCTGTTGCGCGGACTGCGGGCCGCTGGCTGGTTCTACCGCTTCCCGCCCGAGTTCGATCGCAACGCCTTCCGGCAAGCATTCGCGCCCGGCACCGAAATCACCCACCGGGTTGCGGTGCGACGCTTTTGGAGGGCGAAACGGGACAGCATGACCGCCCACCGTAGCCAGGCCACCGGCGGTGAGTCCGAACGGACGCTGGCCGCGCTGCGCCGCCTGCCCGGCCCCCTGTTCCGATACGTCCTGGGAACCGAGTGGTACATCCAGCGCGGGTTGTCCGCGACCGAGGTGTTGGACGATCCGCTCACCACGCTTCCACGTCGGCGGACAAGCGACTCTCTGTGA
- a CDS encoding glycosyltransferase family 4 protein, with the protein MSPVIVHISDCFPPRTGGIESQVAALAHAQHNRGQTVQVVTATPAGPGLQPAWPYPVHRITARLPRQMPVHPRAGRELDRLLDRLGPSVLHVHVGAISPFAWAALGTARRRGIPTVVTVHSLWDRAVQGVYRALYRFGCSPAVPLTVTAVSTRTAWLVRQTLPGTSPLVIPNGIDTDWWRAHGPVTGEDDVVRVSSVGRLVPRKEPMELLAALRAAHARLRSRGTSLQATFVGTGPSAKAMHTYIRRHHMEQWVRLAGHMDASGVRRLLSETDLFVNPSRREAFGIAALEARTCAVPVLARVHTGVADFVRHGQEGSLCHHSAFALADELVWLARNAGARRHLAEHNRHTAPVRCTWSAVTEAFTHAYEESLGGGAR; encoded by the coding sequence ATGTCACCTGTGATCGTGCACATCTCCGACTGCTTCCCGCCCCGCACGGGCGGCATCGAGTCCCAAGTCGCCGCCCTGGCACATGCACAGCACAACCGGGGTCAGACCGTCCAGGTCGTCACCGCCACGCCCGCGGGCCCTGGCTTGCAGCCCGCTTGGCCGTATCCGGTGCACCGGATCACCGCCCGGTTGCCGCGCCAGATGCCCGTGCACCCCCGCGCAGGGCGCGAACTGGACCGGCTACTGGACCGCTTGGGCCCGTCGGTGCTGCATGTCCATGTGGGGGCGATCTCCCCGTTCGCCTGGGCTGCGCTGGGCACGGCTCGCCGGCGGGGCATTCCCACGGTGGTGACGGTGCACAGCTTGTGGGACCGGGCGGTGCAGGGCGTGTACCGCGCCCTGTACCGATTCGGGTGTTCCCCGGCCGTCCCGCTGACGGTGACGGCGGTCAGTACGCGGACGGCGTGGCTGGTCCGACAAACACTGCCCGGCACCTCTCCATTGGTCATCCCCAACGGCATCGACACCGACTGGTGGCGTGCGCACGGCCCGGTGACCGGCGAGGACGACGTGGTCCGCGTTTCCTCCGTCGGCCGACTCGTGCCCCGCAAGGAACCGATGGAACTCCTGGCCGCTCTCAGGGCCGCTCACGCGCGCCTGAGGAGTCGTGGTACGTCGTTGCAGGCCACGTTCGTCGGAACCGGCCCCAGTGCCAAGGCCATGCACACCTACATTCGTCGGCACCACATGGAGCAGTGGGTGCGCCTGGCCGGGCACATGGACGCGTCCGGGGTGCGCAGGCTCCTTAGCGAGACGGATCTGTTCGTCAACCCCTCCCGTCGGGAAGCCTTCGGCATCGCGGCGCTGGAAGCCCGCACCTGCGCGGTGCCCGTCCTCGCACGTGTGCACACCGGCGTCGCCGACTTCGTCCGCCACGGGCAGGAGGGCTCCCTGTGTCACCACTCCGCCTTCGCGCTCGCCGATGAACTGGTGTGGCTGGCCCGCAATGCCGGGGCGCGCCGTCATCTCGCCGAGCACAACCGCCATACCGCGCCCGTACGCTGCACGTGGTCTGCCGTCACCGAAGCCTTCACCCACGCCTACGAAGAATCCCTCGGCGGAGGCGCCCGGTGA
- a CDS encoding glycosyltransferase 87 family protein, whose amino-acid sequence MAERAATHRHGGPESPSASRPPHLLSGDLYAFRLYLPDVKVFPLPFTYPPFAAVLFLPLAAPAWPVASAAWTLVSILALIALVHRSLRMAAPWLPAARHRQRVLLWSAVLLWSEPVSATLGLGQINLLLAALVLLTVQHRSPAPRGRRYRCRRRHQADPRSYRVVHLLAHGRWRAALWSLVAFTTTVAAGWLAAPGASRTCWFHLIGDTSRFGPIGSGLNQSLRGALSRALGHDAGWTAPWWALALLAAVAALSAATRSARRADLLGSLVAVQLLGLLVSPISWVHHWVWAVPPLCALLTLAALLRPTPKGDAVSS is encoded by the coding sequence GTGGCTGAACGCGCAGCCACCCACCGGCATGGTGGACCTGAGAGTCCATCGGCAAGCCGCCCCCCCCATCTCCTCTCCGGCGACCTGTACGCCTTCCGCCTTTACCTGCCCGACGTCAAGGTCTTCCCACTCCCCTTCACCTACCCGCCATTCGCCGCCGTGCTCTTCCTACCACTCGCCGCTCCCGCCTGGCCGGTGGCCTCGGCGGCATGGACCCTCGTCTCGATCCTCGCGCTGATCGCCTTGGTGCACCGAAGTCTGCGCATGGCAGCGCCCTGGCTACCGGCAGCACGGCACCGGCAGCGCGTGCTGCTGTGGAGCGCGGTCCTGCTGTGGAGCGAGCCAGTATCGGCCACGCTCGGCCTCGGACAGATCAACCTGCTGCTCGCCGCCCTGGTCCTCCTCACCGTGCAGCACCGCTCACCAGCCCCTCGCGGGCGCCGGTATCGGTGCCGCCGCCGGCATCAAGCTGACCCCCGCAGTTACCGCGTCGTCCATCTGCTGGCGCACGGCCGCTGGAGGGCGGCACTGTGGTCGCTCGTCGCCTTCACCACCACCGTCGCAGCAGGATGGCTTGCCGCCCCGGGAGCATCACGAACCTGCTGGTTCCACCTGATCGGCGACACCTCCCGCTTCGGTCCCATCGGCTCCGGCCTCAACCAATCACTGCGCGGAGCGCTCTCTCGCGCCCTCGGCCACGACGCCGGTTGGACCGCACCCTGGTGGGCCCTCGCCCTCCTCGCGGCAGTCGCGGCGTTGTCCGCCGCCACGCGCAGCGCCCGCCGCGCCGACCTCCTCGGCAGCCTGGTAGCCGTGCAGCTGCTCGGCTTGCTCGTCAGCCCCATCTCCTGGGTGCACCACTGGGTGTGGGCCGTGCCCCCGCTGTGCGCGCTCCTCACCCTGGCGGCACTGCTCCGCCCCACGCCAAAGGGCGACGCCGTGTCGAGTTGA
- a CDS encoding methyltransferase — translation MAGRPEPSRGLAEIADIVTPFAVRAAATLRLADHIAAGRTRLPDLAEAAGADPQALSRLLRFLTCRDIFAEPAPGTYALTDLAEELLSDHPANLRQWLDADEVAGRLDATFPHLVDAVRSGTSVYAKVHGAPFWEDLGASPDRTASFDRLMAQVSQSTQGIGTAYDWSGVRHVIDVGGGTGALLREILAAHPHLRGTVADQAGSVTEARRHLAAHGLDGKADAVVCDMFDSLPPGGDAYLLSRVLAKKPG, via the coding sequence GTGGCAGGCCGCCCGGAACCCTCCCGCGGTCTCGCCGAGATCGCCGACATCGTCACCCCGTTCGCCGTACGGGCGGCGGCCACGCTCCGGCTCGCCGACCACATCGCCGCCGGTCGCACCCGGCTTCCCGACCTGGCCGAGGCGGCCGGCGCCGATCCACAGGCCCTCTCCCGGCTGCTGCGCTTCCTCACCTGCCGCGACATCTTCGCCGAGCCCGCACCAGGCACCTACGCACTGACCGACCTGGCCGAGGAACTCCTCTCCGACCACCCGGCCAATCTGCGGCAATGGCTGGACGCCGACGAGGTGGCCGGCCGGCTCGACGCCACCTTTCCCCACCTGGTGGACGCGGTCCGCTCCGGCACCTCCGTCTACGCGAAGGTCCACGGTGCCCCGTTCTGGGAGGACTTGGGGGCCTCGCCCGACCGAACCGCCTCGTTCGACCGCTTGATGGCACAGGTCTCCCAGTCAACGCAAGGAATCGGCACCGCTTATGACTGGTCGGGCGTCCGGCACGTGATCGATGTCGGCGGCGGCACCGGTGCCCTGCTCCGCGAAATCCTCGCAGCCCACCCACACCTCCGCGGCACCGTTGCCGACCAGGCCGGTTCGGTGACCGAGGCCCGCCGCCACCTGGCCGCGCACGGCCTGGACGGCAAGGCAGACGCAGTGGTCTGCGACATGTTCGACTCCCTCCCACCCGGCGGGGACGCCTACCTCCTCTCCCGCGTCCTGGCGAAGAAGCCGGGCTGA
- a CDS encoding GtrA family protein: protein MRFAMVGAVSTVTFYSSYLALHPWLPYVLAYTAAFTLSMVGSFFLNTYFTYRTRPTWRKFLTFPLTNLTSFVLTGTGTGTILLVHWLHVSSRVAPLPAAVAAIPLTFLVSRRILLPGHERPASDQSDRRSL, encoded by the coding sequence ATGCGCTTCGCCATGGTGGGCGCCGTGAGCACGGTGACTTTCTACAGCAGTTACCTGGCACTGCATCCGTGGCTGCCGTACGTACTCGCATACACGGCGGCGTTCACACTGAGCATGGTCGGCTCGTTCTTCCTGAACACATACTTCACCTACCGAACCCGCCCGACCTGGCGAAAGTTCCTGACCTTCCCGCTGACCAACCTCACGAGCTTCGTCCTCACCGGCACCGGCACCGGCACGATCCTGCTCGTGCACTGGCTCCACGTGAGCAGCCGGGTTGCCCCTTTGCCCGCTGCGGTCGCCGCGATCCCTCTCACTTTCCTCGTCTCGCGCCGAATCCTGCTGCCCGGCCATGAGCGCCCCGCGTCTGACCAATCTGACCGGCGTTCCTTGTGA